The DNA window TTCTGACGGCTTATCCGTTGGCGAAAGAGGGATTGATCGATATGGATACTTTGATCGTGGACGCAAAGTCAGGGACTTCAGGAGCGGGACGGGGAGCCAAGGTACAAAACTTATTCTGTGAGGTCAATGAAAATATGAAAGCCTACGGGGTAGCCTCCCACCGGCACACTCCGGAGATCGAGGAGCAACTGGGCTATGCGGCCGGCCGGAAAGTGAGGATCAGCTTCACTCCCCACCTGGTACCGATGAACCGGGGAATCCTGGCGACAGAATACGCGGCGCTGACAAAGGATGTGTCTTGGGAAGAGGTCAAGGCGGTTTATGACAAGTACTATAAAGAAGAGAAATTTGTCCGGGTTCTGGATCAGGGAGTGTTCCCAGAGACAAAATGGGTGGAAGGAAGCAATTATTTGGATATTGGATTCCAGATCGATCCGAGGACGAACCGGATCATTTTGATGGGAGCGATTGACAATCTGGTAAAAGGCGCGGCCGGCCAGGCAGTCCAGAATATGAACCTGATATTTGGTCTCCCGGAAACGGAAGGACTGGAACTGGTACCCATGTTCCCATAACCGGATGAGGATAGAGGAGGTTTTCAGAAATGGAAGACAGCAAGACGGTGATCCGGGTGATGACCATTGACGATTACGATCAAGTATACGCGCTCTGGCATCGGATTCGCGGATTCGGCCTGCGCAGCGTAGACGACTCCAGAGAAGGGATCCAGCGTTTTCTGAAGCGGAATCCGACCACCAGCGTGGTGGCTGTGATAGATGGAGATGTGGTGGGAGCGATCCTCTGCGGTCATGACGGAAGACGGGGGTGTCTGTACCATGTCTGTGTTGACGAGGCGTATCGTATGCGCGGCATCGGCAAAGCTATGGTAGTGGCGGCTATGGAGGCGCTGAAGGAGGAAAAGATAAATAAGGTTTCTTTGATCGCGTTTACGAAAAATGATATCGGAAACGCCTTTTGGAAGGAAATTGGCTGGACAAAACGGCAGGATCTGAACTATTATGATTTTACGTTGAATGAAGAAAATATCACAGCCTTTATCCAATAGAAATCGGCTGAAAAAGAAGAACTTGGAAAAAGGCGGATGTGCAGAAAGGAAGGAAAAGTATGAAACAGATAAAAGGTGGCGTGACAGCGGCAAAAGGATATGAGGCGGCAAGTACGGCGGCGGGGATCAAATACCAGGACCGGACAGATATGGCGATGATCTACAGTAAAGTTCCCTGCAAAGCAGCGGGAACATTTACCACCAACGTGGTAAAAGCAGCACCGGTAAAATGGGACCGCCAGGTGATCGACAGCGGGGCTCCCGTACAGGCTGTGATTGTGAATTCAGGCATTGCCAACGCATGTACGGGAGAAGAAGGGATGGGATACTGTCAGGAGACGGCCCAGGCGGCGGCAGAGATGCTGGGAATCCCGGCAGAAAGTGTGACTATCGGTTCCACAGGTGTGATCGGTATGCAGCTTCCCATTGAGAAAGTGAAAGCTGGGATCCAGGTGATGGCGGGAGAGAAGAATGATTCTCTGGAAAATGGCACGGCGGCGGCAAAAGCCATCATGACGACGGACACCAGTGAGAAAGAGCTGGCGGTGGAGATCGAAGTGGGAGGGAAAACGGTAACCCTGGGCGGAATGGCGAAGGGATCCGGCATGATCCACCCTAACATGTGTACCATGCTGGCGTTTTTGACCACGGATGCGGTCATTTCCAAAGAAACACTGCAGAAAGCATTAAGTGAAGATATCCAGGATACTTATAATATGATCTCCGTAGATGGAGATACCTCTACCAATGATACCGTCCTTCTGCTGGCAAACGGGCTGGCGGAGAATGAAGAGATCGTCTGCGGAAGCGAAGCATATCAGAAATTCGTGGAGGCCCTCCACACAGTGAATGAGTACCTGGCCAAGAAGATCGCGGGCGACGGAGAAGGGGCGACCGCCCTGTTTGAAGTAAAGGCGGTAGGCTGTCAGAGCGTGGAACAGGCAAAACTGCTGGCAAAATCTATTGTATGCTCCAACCTTACCAAGACAGCAATCGCGGGCCATGATGCCAACTGGGGGAGGATCCTGTGCGCCATGGGCTATTCCGGA is part of the Lachnospiraceae bacterium KGMB03038 genome and encodes:
- a CDS encoding N-acetyl-gamma-glutamyl-phosphate reductase, whose translation is MIKAGIIGATGYAGAELVRILMGHKEVEIVWFGSRSYIDEKYANVYRNMFEIVDTQCMDDNIGGLADQVDVIFTATPQGFLASVLTEEILSKVKVIDLSADFRIKDVDIYEKWYGIQHKSPQFIQEAVYGLCEVNREQIPKARLIANPGCYTTCSILTAYPLAKEGLIDMDTLIVDAKSGTSGAGRGAKVQNLFCEVNENMKAYGVASHRHTPEIEEQLGYAAGRKVRISFTPHLVPMNRGILATEYAALTKDVSWEEVKAVYDKYYKEEKFVRVLDQGVFPETKWVEGSNYLDIGFQIDPRTNRIILMGAIDNLVKGAAGQAVQNMNLIFGLPETEGLELVPMFP
- a CDS encoding GNAT family N-acetyltransferase, with translation MIRVMTIDDYDQVYALWHRIRGFGLRSVDDSREGIQRFLKRNPTTSVVAVIDGDVVGAILCGHDGRRGCLYHVCVDEAYRMRGIGKAMVVAAMEALKEEKINKVSLIAFTKNDIGNAFWKEIGWTKRQDLNYYDFTLNEENITAFIQ
- the argJ gene encoding bifunctional glutamate N-acetyltransferase/amino-acid acetyltransferase ArgJ — translated: MKQIKGGVTAAKGYEAASTAAGIKYQDRTDMAMIYSKVPCKAAGTFTTNVVKAAPVKWDRQVIDSGAPVQAVIVNSGIANACTGEEGMGYCQETAQAAAEMLGIPAESVTIGSTGVIGMQLPIEKVKAGIQVMAGEKNDSLENGTAAAKAIMTTDTSEKELAVEIEVGGKTVTLGGMAKGSGMIHPNMCTMLAFLTTDAVISKETLQKALSEDIQDTYNMISVDGDTSTNDTVLLLANGLAENEEIVCGSEAYQKFVEALHTVNEYLAKKIAGDGEGATALFEVKAVGCQSVEQAKLLAKSIVCSNLTKTAIAGHDANWGRILCAMGYSGAQFDPEKVDLFFESKAGKIQIIADGTAVDYSEKKATEILSQPEVTAIADVKMGSETATAWGCDLTHGYIEINADYRS